In Sparus aurata chromosome 3, fSpaAur1.1, whole genome shotgun sequence, the following are encoded in one genomic region:
- the ubp1 gene encoding upstream-binding protein 1 isoform X2, protein MLFWQPYTENFRAPVQRQGGGGLTRDVLALPIFKQEDSSIPPENETKNPPFQYVLCTATSPAVKLHDETLTYLNQGQSYEVRMLDNRKPGELPELNNKMVKSIVRVVFHDRRLQYTEHQQLEGWKWNRPGDRLLDIDIPMSVGIVEPKTHPSQLNAAEFLWDMNKRTSVFVQVHCISTEFTPRKHGGEKGVPFRIQFDTFAQGESGEYTEHLHSASCQIKVFKPKGADRKQKTDREKMEKRTPQEREKYQPSYDTTILSETRLEPIIEDAGDHELKKSSKRTLPADCGDSLAKRGSCSPWPDNAYVSPTQAATPSFSSAPLSTYTTSSVPDSDSSSPNHQADPGSNSEQLSPTASIQDAQKWLLKNRFNSYTRLFSHFSGSDLLKLTRDDLVQICGPADGIRLFNALKSRSVRPRLTVYVCQESLQESPLLERHGSNENGEHSISSSLHVYHALYLEELTAAELIRKMASVCCLPLGTINQVYRQGPTGIHILLSDQMVYNLPDESCFLISTVKDELGEGLHLILK, encoded by the exons ATGTTGTTCTGGCAGCCCTACACTGAAAACTTCCGAGCCCCCGTACAGAGACAAGGAGGCGGCGGGCTCACACG CGATGTGCTGGCTCTGCCAATCTTCAAGCAGGAGGACTCCAGCATTCCTCCTGAAAACGAGACCAAAAATCCCCCATTCCAGTATGTGTTGTGCACCGCCACGTCGCCCGCTGTCAAGCTGCATGACGAGACGCTCACATACCTAAACCAAG gCCAGTCTTATGAGGTGCGTATGTTGGACAACAGGAAGCCAGGGGAACTACCAGAGCTCAACAACAAGATGGTTAAG agcaTAGTGCGAGTGGTTTTTCATGACCGCCGGCTGCAGTACACGGAGCACCAGCAGCTGGAGGGCTGGAAGTGGAACCGTCCAGGCGACCGTCTTCTTGACATCG ACATCCCCATGTCAGTGGGCATTGTGGAGCCGAAGACTCACCCCTCCCAGCTTAATGCGGCAGAGTTCCTGTGGGATATGAACAAAAGAACTTCTGTTTTTGTGCAg GTACACTGCATCAGCACAGAGTTCACTCCCAGGAAGCATGGCGGCGAGAAGGGCGTCCCCTTCAGGATCCAGTTTGACACGTTCGCCCAGGGAGAAAGTGGAGAGTACACAGAGCACCTCCACTCTGCCTCCTGCCAAATCAAAGTCTTTAAG cCAAAGGGCGCGGACCGTAAGCAAAAGACGGACAGGGAGAAGATGGAGAAACGCACACCTCAAGAGAGGGAAAAGTACCAGCCTTCTTATGATACCACTATCCTGTCAGAG ACGAGGCTTGAACCCATCATAGAGGATGCGGGTGACCACGAGCTGAAAAAGTCAAGCAAGCGGACACTTCCCGCTGACTGTGGCGACTCCCTGGCCAAGAGAGGCAGT tgCTCCCCATGGCCGGACAATGCCTACGTCAGCCCCACCCAGGCAGCtactccctccttctcctccgccCCGCTGTCCACCTACACAACCTCCTCAGTACCGGACAG TGACTCATCCTCACCCAATCACCAGGCAGACCCTGGCAGCAACTCAGAG cagctgagccCCACTGCCTCCATCCAGGATGCACAGAAGTGGCTACTGAAAAATCGCTTCAACTCCTACACACGACTCTTCTCTCACTTCTCAG GTTCTGATTTGTTGAAGCTAACCCGGGACGACCTGGTTCAGATTTGTGGGCCGGCAGATGGAATCAGACTCTTCAATGCACTTAAATCcag GTCTGTGCGTCCCAGGTTGACTGTGTACGTCTGTCAGGAGTCCCTTCAAGAGAGCCCCCTGCTGGAGAGACACGGCAGCAATGAAAACGGAGAGCACAGCATCTCCTCTAGTTTACACG TGTATCATGCTCTGTACCTAGAGGAGCTCACAGCTGCAGAGCTGATCCGCAAGATGGCATCTGTGTGCTGCCTTCCACTGGGCACGATCAACCAGGTGTACAGACAGGGTCCTACAGGCATACACATCCTGCTCAGTGACCAG
- the ubp1 gene encoding upstream-binding protein 1 isoform X1 has product MAWVLKMDDATIESGLVHDFDASLSGIGQELGAGAYSMSDVLALPIFKQEDSSIPPENETKNPPFQYVLCTATSPAVKLHDETLTYLNQGQSYEVRMLDNRKPGELPELNNKMVKSIVRVVFHDRRLQYTEHQQLEGWKWNRPGDRLLDIDIPMSVGIVEPKTHPSQLNAAEFLWDMNKRTSVFVQVHCISTEFTPRKHGGEKGVPFRIQFDTFAQGESGEYTEHLHSASCQIKVFKPKGADRKQKTDREKMEKRTPQEREKYQPSYDTTILSETRLEPIIEDAGDHELKKSSKRTLPADCGDSLAKRGSCSPWPDNAYVSPTQAATPSFSSAPLSTYTTSSVPDSDSSSPNHQADPGSNSEQLSPTASIQDAQKWLLKNRFNSYTRLFSHFSGSDLLKLTRDDLVQICGPADGIRLFNALKSRSVRPRLTVYVCQESLQESPLLERHGSNENGEHSISSSLHVYHALYLEELTAAELIRKMASVCCLPLGTINQVYRQGPTGIHILLSDQMVYNLPDESCFLISTVKDELGEGLHLILK; this is encoded by the exons ATGGCCTGGGTGCTGAAGATGGACGACGCCACCATAGAGTCGGGGCTGGTGCACGACTTCGATGCCAGCCTGTCCGGCATCGGGCAGGAGCTGGGGGCTGGAGCCTACAGCATGAG CGATGTGCTGGCTCTGCCAATCTTCAAGCAGGAGGACTCCAGCATTCCTCCTGAAAACGAGACCAAAAATCCCCCATTCCAGTATGTGTTGTGCACCGCCACGTCGCCCGCTGTCAAGCTGCATGACGAGACGCTCACATACCTAAACCAAG gCCAGTCTTATGAGGTGCGTATGTTGGACAACAGGAAGCCAGGGGAACTACCAGAGCTCAACAACAAGATGGTTAAG agcaTAGTGCGAGTGGTTTTTCATGACCGCCGGCTGCAGTACACGGAGCACCAGCAGCTGGAGGGCTGGAAGTGGAACCGTCCAGGCGACCGTCTTCTTGACATCG ACATCCCCATGTCAGTGGGCATTGTGGAGCCGAAGACTCACCCCTCCCAGCTTAATGCGGCAGAGTTCCTGTGGGATATGAACAAAAGAACTTCTGTTTTTGTGCAg GTACACTGCATCAGCACAGAGTTCACTCCCAGGAAGCATGGCGGCGAGAAGGGCGTCCCCTTCAGGATCCAGTTTGACACGTTCGCCCAGGGAGAAAGTGGAGAGTACACAGAGCACCTCCACTCTGCCTCCTGCCAAATCAAAGTCTTTAAG cCAAAGGGCGCGGACCGTAAGCAAAAGACGGACAGGGAGAAGATGGAGAAACGCACACCTCAAGAGAGGGAAAAGTACCAGCCTTCTTATGATACCACTATCCTGTCAGAG ACGAGGCTTGAACCCATCATAGAGGATGCGGGTGACCACGAGCTGAAAAAGTCAAGCAAGCGGACACTTCCCGCTGACTGTGGCGACTCCCTGGCCAAGAGAGGCAGT tgCTCCCCATGGCCGGACAATGCCTACGTCAGCCCCACCCAGGCAGCtactccctccttctcctccgccCCGCTGTCCACCTACACAACCTCCTCAGTACCGGACAG TGACTCATCCTCACCCAATCACCAGGCAGACCCTGGCAGCAACTCAGAG cagctgagccCCACTGCCTCCATCCAGGATGCACAGAAGTGGCTACTGAAAAATCGCTTCAACTCCTACACACGACTCTTCTCTCACTTCTCAG GTTCTGATTTGTTGAAGCTAACCCGGGACGACCTGGTTCAGATTTGTGGGCCGGCAGATGGAATCAGACTCTTCAATGCACTTAAATCcag GTCTGTGCGTCCCAGGTTGACTGTGTACGTCTGTCAGGAGTCCCTTCAAGAGAGCCCCCTGCTGGAGAGACACGGCAGCAATGAAAACGGAGAGCACAGCATCTCCTCTAGTTTACACG TGTATCATGCTCTGTACCTAGAGGAGCTCACAGCTGCAGAGCTGATCCGCAAGATGGCATCTGTGTGCTGCCTTCCACTGGGCACGATCAACCAGGTGTACAGACAGGGTCCTACAGGCATACACATCCTGCTCAGTGACCAG